CTTATACATACAACCCCTATAAATGTATAAAAGGATTCAGAAAACCCTGTAAACAAATGTCTTCAAAACGATAAATAGATATCCAGGACTTGCAATCTGACATGAGTCTCCAACTCTGATTTGTGTTGAGAATCCTGTAAGTAAAGCACatgtaagtttatttttatgtgtATAAGTAGAGATTTGTGTAGTTGAAAAAtgcatatttatataaatttactGATTCATAAACTAAAGAGACCACAGTAGTTATTCTTACAGCGTAAATatttaagaataaataaataatttaaagaaaaaaagaaagaaagacatGTCCCTATTTATAATTCTTTTAAATTGGGCTTTTTAATGTTAATCCTAAAGTAATCTATCGTTATGTAAGTTTTCTTGGAATAGACATGATAATAATTATTATGATGTACAGCCCTTATAATTAGAATTTTTTACGTTGTCAATAAAACTGCTGACGTTAAACACATTTAACTTATTTGCGTCTGCAATATTTTTTGGTAGTGAAATTTTTCAACTGGAAAAAACTCACACCATTCACCTTGTATTGGGGCTAGATTTCTCATAAATTAGATGTATTGATAATGACAAATAGAAATggagtacaagtctcattgacATACCTTCCCTATGGTGAACTTTGCTAAGTTAATATTTCACTGCCAACTAGCTTTTTATGTTTCGAGTTAAACTCATTAGGTTGGGGCACATTATGTTGCATATCGCAGAAGTTGACGGTGACAtgttcgaaaatgcttgtcacaggcacagttcaacatgaagcaaaactgtacaggagactcaaatGTTAGAGTCTTTGCAGAATGTCTCTCCTCGCAAAACTGAAGgtagggctgacttattgcctgctatGTTGTGTGGAAGAGAGAACTTCTGGATTtcttttaatacgatatacattcTTTGTCAATTATTAATGCGAATCGATTGGCACCACGGTATTTCTGTAGCTTGAATGATTTTAGTTAGTGATAATACTGAATAATACTGAAAATCCAATGTAGTTTTTCTTCAGTCGCAATGAGTGGTAGTAGCTCAAACAATACcacaattgttgtttttttgaaaaatttcgcAACAATATTAcgttggcaatttttttgccgacgaACTATGCTATCTTTGTAGTTTACGTCGGCAATTACGTCGACAGTGCTGAATGCTGACACAAATTACAGAggatttttttcttatgtatatGACTTTATCATTCATTCTTATCTGAGCATTTTGTGTATAATAAAATTAGAGTCAATAAAGGGAAAGTAGTTTCATGTGCGTTATTAATTGTATTGTtctattttttcatattttgagtTGCCAAACTGTTGCTGTGCAGCCCTAAGTACATCGTATTATTTGTGATTAAAGTGATCTTTTGCCTTATGTGAAAAGTGCACAAAGTAATTAATCCACTTTGATTTATACTGTGTGTAGATGCTGATGTGAAAGTCTACTATTGTTTtagtttaattaaatttttcaaattttgcttTTCAAAGTGGGTCAATCACGTGATACtaaccaaaaatgtttttaaaggtGGCTTAAACATGTTGACTAGTCTGCTATGAGGTTAAAcaatttaattttacaaattaaATTGGTTCCTTCTCATTTGTTAACTACTTTGCAGAAGCAGATCAACACTTTTGACAAATATGTGTCAAAGAAAATAATTGTTAAATAATGAtcccttaaaaaatttttctgttCTATTTATAGATTTAATTCTAGTTATTAGCTACCCCTATGATATAATTTATAGTATGTCATGGAAAAACATGATTATGGTAGATCAACATTTAGGCAATAAAGAAAAAGTGCACCATTCTGGtcctgtaaaaaaaaatttgttgttttcactTTTTTGTTAGTCAGTTGGTTAGTAACATACAGTATTCATGCTTTTGTAAGAATGAATGTTAATTCTGTCCTGaataaagctttttttaaaagacatgTGTGGACTATATGTAAATGCAGTGATGCCcatcataagaaaaaaataaagattggGCTAAAGGCTTTTTTGTaagagtttgaaaaaaaatagtttgcTTTAGATAAGAATGTAAAAACGAATGCATCTGGAGtgctaataaaaaaatggaTGAATTGTCACCAAAAAGGGTctgtatattttaaatcttctataatcttttgatttttttaaaaaaatgattagtTTAATATTATAGCTTTCTTTGTTAACATAGGAAATTAAGCAAGGCAGGAGAGCAGGAAATCCTTTTCAAGCAGGAAGCCAAAGATCTGGTGGAAGTGATTCAAATACTAGCGTCCAAGGAACTGTATgtatttcaaaaacatttttattttgagtGGAAAGGAAAAAAGGTTACTATTAGATTTTTTTAACCCATAGTGTGACTGTCaataaatttcattaaaatactgTTTTAGTCACCACGTCCTGCAAGAAGACAAGGAGGTTGGGCAGAAGATGCAAGTaaaaagaaagggtatgttttgcATTTCAAAATGCACTCTTTTTTATCAGGAAACATGCAAGGCTTCACCGTGTTCCTAATTAAATGATGTCTAAAAATCTATCTGTTataatgaaaacagtttttccATTTGGGATTTTTATAGAAGAACATATATAATTATGAGAAATTTGAGATTTAAAACAGTTAAACTGTGATAGGTATACAATTTCTATATGAATACTATTAATGTATAGGGcagcaaacctttttttttaaggGATATTAGACGCCTTTTGGTGTTTTTCAATATGTAATGTACATTTTTGTGTCTCTAATTTACACAAATAtgcatgaaaataaaatttcttgtcAAAGTTATTAGCTACATTGTGAAGATCTATCTATTTCAATACTTAAGaatttctttcttatttttataacattttaaaatatatcaGACAAAAAAAACCCACCAATTTAACAAGCAAAAGGCTCAAAGATTTTCCAAATCGTAATCTTTTCTGTTCAATTTATAATTAAAGTCCATATGATATCCATCCATATGAAGGTGAAAAATGTAAGACAGAGTATATTACAGACACAGCCTATGATGTATTAATCACAAAGGTTTTGGTTCTGTAACTATGACCTTTTCATCTTCTATATTTTAATAGCAGTGTATAACAGGAATGACAATAATTCCTCTTCCTAAAAGaccaaagtaagtttttttgtaGAAATTCCTTGTAAAAGTAGGCTTTAAAACCCTATTAAGAAGTTTTTTACAAATCATGCTAAGCCTGAAAAGATTCAATCCCAAGCCagtttaattatattttgtttaaggaTTTTAGTCAACTGGATGTAACATAAAGTACACATGCTTTACATTCGAGCTGCATTCATGGGCATCCATTATCTGTCTTTTCACTTTCTGATTGTACCTGTTTAAAGGTACAATCAGAAGGTGGACCATTTAaacgttatttaaatttttgacttattaaaaataatatttaatgtTTAGAGAgtttgatgaagatgatgacgatgggtaaataatataaatttaaattttaaaacttttagtaacgTAACTAGTTGTAATCATATAAATTTTAACCTAAAAAATATGGTTTTGTGAAGCACTCGCAATAATGCACAATCGTATTGGGAAAAACTTTCAGACTAAAACTTTCTGCATTAATACGCTATTTGCTTTATGCATCCGTTAAATAATAAAGTATATATGTAAGAAAATGCCTTCACATTTGGTGTTTGAAAAAACTACTTTTACATTAGTACATtttgcaaaaagaaaatttgtggtatgattttatttttaatttttgcaaaattaaattttattgcagTACATAAAAGGCAGTTAAATTTACCATAAAAATATAGTTAAATCTTGTGCTTAAAACCTGACGTAAAATCTAAAGGAAGTTGATAAATTCTTACTCGAAGTGTTTCATAAATTCAAAACTAATAAAACTAGTTTTATATAATATAGTGTgcacatcaaaattgaaaatgcaCAAACATGTAACTTCAGAATTCTTAACTTAGATGTTGGCACCATTGGCAGCCTCCTCTACCTTTGAACACACACCCTCCCCCTCCCCCACCTTTGAACACACACCTTCCCTCTCCTCCACCTTCAAACACACCCATAAAAGCAGTACCAATCATAAAAGTATGTTCTAATTTCTTTGTTTCTACCAGCAATAGAGAACTTGCCATTTATCACCTCCCACACCCAAATTAATGTCGCCCCTTATAAGATCATAACTGTTTATTGACTGATCATCACTAAATAAAAACTACAATGAATGTTTTGTTAGGTTAAGGCCATCAGAAATATCAGTAAAACACAATTTTCCTTAGCTGTCAATTATCAAAACACTTTTTACTGCGCTGTTGATATTTACTTCAGTAATATTCATGTATGTGATCTTATTTTTTAGCAAAGGAGGAAGAAGTGATAACGATgatgagtaagtcattttttttaaatttctaggaATAATTTTCATGCCAAGATCATTATTATGATGGTTATTGAAGGAGGCAAGatagaaaaattaaagattatttGGTGAAATCTCGACACGAAGGAATATTGTCTTGCTAAAGAGAAAAAATCTGATTGGTTGGCATTTTTTGAATTTCTTGCAGTAATTTTTacattcgtttttttttttacttttaaaagggCAGTCTATAGTTTgttttacacaaataaaaaaaatggatcaaataaaaaagatattgtaGCAAATTCGAGGTTTTTTTTATGGAATCTACACACGAGGGAACTATATTCAATGTAGCAGTCAAAAAATTGTGACAGTCCTCAAATTaacttctttatatttttttcacagcGAACGACTGAAGCATGACGCGACAGTGTTGTTAGATAATGATGTTGATGACATACCTGTCATTCCAGATCTAGAAGAAGTTCAGGATGATGATATGGCTTTACAAGTGGCTGCTCCGCCAAGGTTTGCATATTGACTAGTTGAGCAAACGAACTTTAAAATAtcgcttctttttttttaatacccAACTTTTTTCTTATCggttataataaaaacaaacaggaCTGAAATCAAGACTTTTGCAACttaaacaacaatttttaacCACTCGCGTAATAAAAATTACCCTCCCGTCCACCCTAATTGTTAATTTGTTCCAAACCGACTACACAtattttgatttattaaaaGAGACAAACCTCATTTTCGGCAACAACCTATGGATATAAGCTGTGAATATGTTGGCAAACCATATGTAAACGGTTTACAATAAACACTAATACCAGCCGCATTGGCTCATCGACTACTGTTTGTTGTTCTTTTAATGCGAGTCAAATTTTCAACATTGCTAACATTATTTACGCAAGGTAACTAAGGAAAATACCTTGTGATTTATAGAAACAGAAAACCCAGAAACTCCACCTGCTATCTTTTGTAAGAACCCTCTCTTATCACGTAGAATTACATAGAATGAAATCTTTTTGCGGTGAAAGTCTTTAAAAGCATCGTCATGttatacaaaaaacagtctTATGACAAGGCAGTCAGAATAAATCAATTGCGTTGTGTTCAAAAAAGTTCAGAAAATTCGCTtccaaataaataaaagatacaGCCCCCTCTCCCCTCATTCAGCTATTGCTGACTTCACTCTATTGAGAATGAATCAGAATGAAAATCCACCAACCTTAATGTACTAACACCCTCCCCAACTACTGGTTAAAAGAATTCAACCACCACCAATTCAACCAGCCTTCTACTCCCTCCCCTCCTCAATAGTCCCTCCCTCCTCAATAGTCCCCCTCCCTACAGTTGgattaactttaaaaataagtaatatatttttgttgtttagtgTTCAAGTCACAAGAGTGGCGACGTATAAAGAACTAGATCACGATTTTGAAAAACACGCAGGCTTGTTGACACTGGTGAGCTTCTTAGCTGGACTTTCTTTGTCTATTTTGCGGAAATAATTACATCTGAACCAATCAGGATAGTAAATTTACATGCATAATTAAACGTGTTTGAAGTAATGCGtcgtaattttcttttttcatgaacaagcgagtatGTGTGTAAGTTTGCTATGTAAAGCTTGTGTGCAAATGAAGTTTTGTCTCACTATATCAATAAActttaaatatgtttaaagaAGAGAAAAATCAACCCTTTACCTGAAATATTTAACTTTCAATTTCGCAAAAGCCGAAAAAAtatcaatacacctttcccgaacttcataaattataataattatgacgtcgtCCAAAATTTCATATAGGTTCTATGCTCTTTAAAAAAGGATATTCAgatatcaaattatcatgacaaaactgtaggtttagagcaatataatattctggttggattttattttaatttaaaaaaaaataattattttgaaacaaggctattcttagaaagctcggctatatgaatggtttgaccgtaacttttaGCTGGCAGTTGAGGCACTTAAGGAACAgagatatttacgaaattaggtaatttgttctacttttttataaggaacttagggatgggaattatttttagtatcgacctctttaattaagtttagcataattaggaaattcggaaAAGGTCTATTGAAGTGTTTTAATTTCTCGATTTTACCATTTTCGgaattttaattttgcaaattaacCTTTTGGATAAATGCGAAACGAGATAAGTAAAATCCTGGAAATCGGAAAGTCAGACATTTTGTTGGCCTTTTATGCAGTTTGATAGAAAGCAATTGTTTTTAGTATCTTCGCAAGTGCAAACCATGGTTTTGAgattttgaaaagtttttttaaagaacatcattttttaaaaaaaacaaaaaaactaatggAAGTCTAAGCCTTTCATCCCAACCCCCGGTTCCTACGGCACTGTTAGGTGTGTTTAACGGTGTTGTTAAATCTCAGCGAGGGTGTACCAACCATAACAAAGCATTTAAACTACTATAAACAAACTAGTCCTGAATCTATTGGTGATTTTATAAAAAGTCCCCATCACTTGCGATACTCAGTACTCCAATTATTGCGAGTATTGATAAAGTTACTAAGACTTATTTCTTTgtctcattttttcaccacaggACGGAGATATCGATTTAAAACTTTTGGGAAGTGTACTTTCCCCTGAAGCAGAAGTAATCGAGGTAAAGACTTTTATTGTTTATGttgatattgtttattttaatccAAGGTGGTTGGCTCACACTATGTCTAATGTCTGatttgatttttgttgttgtttttgttgttttttgtttttgttgttgttgttgttgttcttgaaAAATGATGTTGTGGTGTGATGCGCTAATCTTTAAATTCTAACCAGTCACGAGATGTCGAAAGACCATCTTATCTAACAAGCTTAGGTTGATTTCGATTAAAACGCTATAGATGGGAAACATAATGTGGTTAAAGCCTGAGTCCATTTAAAATTTGGTCACTGTGTACACTTTTACAACTTATTAGTCAACCCTGATACTCAAATTTCAAACCAGATGCAATCATCTGCCCCTGTTCTATCTCTTTGTGACAGTAGGTAATGTTTTTTAACACGTGATATACTACGGATATACACCTGATATACTAATGATATACACGTGGTATACTACTGATATACAGAGAAACTTAAGAAAAATCATCTTCGCAGAATTTCTGTTTTATGAGAAACacgattttcttaatttgaggcTGAGATTATATGTACTCTCTACTTCTAACTcacaaaattttgataaaattgcACAGTTAGGTTGACAGATGGACAgggatttattttgttgaactAAATATGGGTATAAAACAGTGGTCTGGCTGAAAATTGTCAGAAAATCTCCTATAAAGTTAAGAAATATCCAGGCTGAACCCAAAGatcatgtttcttataaaaaacgtgtatcAATCAAAACTTTAAGCGAAATTAATTTTAAGCTTAACATCTCAGGTTTACCTCTTACTAGAATTTCAGAAAGAATTTCAGTacataaattagaaaaaaatgttataggaCAAAATCCTCTACACTATTCTAACCATCACCAGCCATTCAGTAATTGCCCATAGAGGTGGTAAGTTTATGTGTATTCAAAACCAAGCTGTGGAATTCTTCTTTTAGGACGATAAAGTTTGGGAGTGGGACCGCATATTTACAGAAGTGGCTTCTGATCTTCGTACAGAATGGGAAAAAGCAAAAGTTATTTCTGATAATAAAGATTAAGCTgaaatttgtatttatttgtatttttaatatttgtcaaaacatttttattgtacatttgTTTTTGTCTTGGAATTTATAAGTTACTCCGATGATGTCGCGTTttatcctcatatcaaaaaacactacaggccctgggatcgaggttgatgaTGTACCAAGCCAgtaattgttaatttttttaccccaaataaaaatagaacaaTTTTATTCTCAGGAAAAAAAAATGGAGCGATGCCGCTGTAAAAGGATAGCATACTTCTGTGAGTGTTTATTGGCTTTTCTTTGTCACGCACATTGTGCGCTATCAACAATTTATATAAGGAACCCGTTTAGAAGAAACTTATTTTTACGAAGAGCTCAAAAATTGAGCGCAGGCGCGCTAAAGAATATGAGTGGCAATTTAAAACACTGCCTGCCCTGCGTGTGTGAAAAAATAGCAGAGCATTGACTGTTAGAcacttttgtccatatttaaaaaaatgacgacAAAATTGCTTTTGCTTCGATATTTTTGTCTAGGATTGTAGACTATtacgatatttgttttgattcttttaaaacaaaggTGTTGCATGTGTTTTACtgtaaaagtatttttactGCAAGAGAAGATTGTCTTGTAGGACGTGACAAAATACCGTTCAAAATACAACTTCGTATAACgaagaaaaaatgaaacaaggaCAGCTCATACTATAAAACTCATGTGACAGAGAGCTCATACTAGAAACTCATGTGACACAGAGCTCAAACTAGAAAACTCGGCATATGAGAAAAGTGAGACCCGATACCGTATGtgatacccgagacccgataccctgaCACCGATACCCGAGACCCAATACCCTGATACCGATACCCGAGACCTGAtaccctgatttttttttattattttttttaattttttatttgaatatgaacgataataaaaacacattttgatatgtatatatttcttcATTATACGGAAATATTTGTTGCACGTAATATGCGAATATGTTGCTGGCTCAACAATGGTTTTTTATCACCAGGAACTACAATGAAACTagcatcaaaaaaattattttgtctgatCAAACATGAATAATTAAAGTGATAATAGAcgtttttaaattcattagagaatgtttgttttttcgttGTAGGGTCGAAATAACTCCTTTTAGTTTTCGAAACCACGATTAAATTTTCTATATTGTCTGATGGAATATTTGACTGAAATTTTCCTCCACAACCATAGCAAGTTGATACATTTTTGTGGGTGTAGTTGAGTAGGAACAAGACATAACCATTATCTGTTGGTACAGGTGGTGCTGGTTTATTAACTGTTGCTGAAGGTGGAATAGGTTGCGTTGATGGTGTTCTCGTTTGTGCAGAAGCTTGTGGATTGATTAAATTTGTGATTGGAACCTTTTTAACGTTAGCTGGCCCTTTTCTTCTCTGAGTTGCCTTCGTTTTCTTTTTGCCAGCGTTTTTCTCTTTGGAAAAGTCTACTAGGCTTCTGACATTAGTTGTCTTTTTTTCGCATTGCTTTAAAAAAGGTTCGACCACATTCAACTTAAATACTATGCAGACAGTATGCGCACATATTCCAAAACCTTTAAACCGATAGCAAATTTCACAAcaagttaaaatgttttttttcttgtttattccaACTGTGAAtggttgtttttcgtttttagcatttttaacaTAATATGTATCGCCAAATCCTTTGATGACATCTTCATTGTTACCAGCTAACAATCTGGCatctttcattttttcttcAACTATAGACTCTAGAATCCAATTTAACGTTTTCACAATCTCGACGTCTTTTCCATCTGAATTTTGAGTTTGA
The genomic region above belongs to Hydractinia symbiolongicarpus strain clone_291-10 chromosome 4, HSymV2.1, whole genome shotgun sequence and contains:
- the LOC130641133 gene encoding intraflagellar transport protein 43 homolog isoform X2: MDELSPKREIKQGRRAGNPFQAGSQRSGGSDSNTSVQGTSPRPARRQGGWAEDASKKKGKGGRSDNDDDERLKHDATVLLDNDVDDIPVIPDLEEVQDDDMALQVAAPPSVQVTRVATYKELDHDFEKHAGLLTLDGDIDLKLLGSVLSPEAEVIEDDKVWEWDRIFTEVASDLRTEWEKAKVISDNKD
- the LOC130641133 gene encoding intraflagellar transport protein 43 homolog isoform X1 encodes the protein MDELSPKREIKQGRRAGNPFQAGSQRSGGSDSNTSVQGTSPRPARRQGGWAEDASKKKGEFDEDDDDGKGGRSDNDDDERLKHDATVLLDNDVDDIPVIPDLEEVQDDDMALQVAAPPSVQVTRVATYKELDHDFEKHAGLLTLDGDIDLKLLGSVLSPEAEVIEDDKVWEWDRIFTEVASDLRTEWEKAKVISDNKD
- the LOC130641132 gene encoding uncharacterized protein LOC130641132; translated protein: MKKQKSIEHLQQPSIHVKDNIVKQAKKLGMEKNEILWDIFGKISGETKIKGLVDCETEEEFEEMYEKISEKWKVKPNGPKFIEYFENFKKHSMKEKMLSSVRIKCGLGNPPEPYSQNANESINSMIKRSKESGKLTLKQTVKLMQDEVKKQEEKVKLALIGKGDWKLAKGYQQFFIIESKFYNMIPTQRKAEIDKFNTFLPEAEKQDTPRKSDIIQKKKITSSQTQNSDGKDVEIVKTLNWILESIVEEKMKDARLLAGNNEDVIKGFGDTYYVKNAKNEKQPFTVGINKKKNILTCCEICYRFKGFGICAHTVCIVFKLNVVEPFLKQCEKKTTNVRSLVDFSKEKNAGKKKTKATQRRKGPANVKKVPITNLINPQASAQTRTPSTQPIPPSATVNKPAPPVPTDNGYVLFLLNYTHKNVSTCYGCGGKFQSNIPSDNIENLIVVSKTKRSYFDPTTKKQTFSNEFKNVYYHFNYSCLIRQNNFFDASFIVVPGDKKPLLSQQHIRILRATNISV